In Oncorhynchus masou masou isolate Uvic2021 unplaced genomic scaffold, UVic_Omas_1.1 unplaced_scaffold_13029, whole genome shotgun sequence, the sequence gtgtgttctggtacagggtctggtgtggtgcgTTCTGGTCCAGGGTCTGGTGCGTTCTGGTCCAGGGTCTGGTGCGTTCTGGTCCAGGGTCTGGTGCGTTCTGGTCCAGGGTCTGGTGCGTTCTGGTCCAGGGTCTGGTGCGTTCTGGTCCAGGGTCTGGTGCGTTCTGGTCCAGGGTCTGGTGCGTTCTGGTCCAGGGTCTGGTGCGTTCTGGTCCAGGGTCTGGTGCGTTCTGGTccagggtctggtgtgttctggtacagggtctggtgtgttctggtacagggtctggtctggtgtgttctggtacagggtctggtgtgttctggtacagggtctggtgtggtgcgTTCTGGTCCAGGATCTGGTGCGTTCTGGTCCAGGGTCTGGTGCGTTCTGGTCCAGGGTCTGGTGCGTTCTGGTCCAGGGTCTGGTGCGTTCTGGTCCAGGGTCTGGTGCGTTCTGGTCCAGGGTCTGGTGCGTTCTGGTCCAGGGTCTGGTGCGTTCTGGTCCAGGGTCTGGTGCGTTTCTGGTCCAGGGTCTGGTGCGTTCTGGTCCAGGGTCTGGTGCGTTCTGGTccagggtctggtgtgttctggtacagggtctggtgtgttctggtacagggtctggtgtggtgcgTTCTGGTCCAGGGTCTGGTGCGGTGCGTTCTGGTCCAGGGTCTGGTGCGTTCTGGTCCAGGGGTCTGGTGCGTTCTGGTCCAGGGTCTGGTGCGTTCTGGTCCAGGGTCTGGTGCGTTCTGGTCCAGGGTCTGGTgcgttctggtacagggtctggtgtggtgtggtacagggtctggtctgtgtgttctggtacagggtcgggtctggtgtgttctcgtacagggtctggtgtggtgtgttctcgtacagggtctggtgtggtgtgttctcgtacagggtctggtctggtggtgttctggtacagggtctggtctggtgtgttctggtacagggtctggtctggtgtgttctggtacagggtctggtctggtgtgttctggtacagggtctggtctggtgtgttctggtacaggggtctggtctggtgtgttctggtacagggtctggtctggtgtgttctggtacagggtctggtgtgttctggtacagggtctggtgtggtgcgttctggtacagggtctggtgtggtgcgttctggtacagggtctggtgtggtgcgTTCTGGTACGGGGTCTGGTgcgttctggtacagggtctggtgcgttctggtacagggtctggtgcgttctggtacagggtctggtgtgttctggtacagggtctggtgtgttctggtacaggttctggtgtgttctggtacaggttctggtgtgttgtggtacagggtctggtctggtgtgttctggtacaggtCTAGTGTGTTCTGTTACAGGGTCTGGtcctggtgtgttctggtacagggtctggtgtgttctcgtacagggtctggtgtgttctggtacagggtctggtgtgttctggtacagggtctggtgtgttctggttcagggtctggtgtgttctggtacagggtctggtctggtgtgttctggtacagcgtctggtctggtgtgttctggtacagggtctggtctggtgtgttctggtacagggtctggtctggtgtgttctggtacagggtctggtctggtgtgttctggtacagggtctggtctggtgtgttctggtacagggtctggtgtggtgtgttctggtacagggtctggtctggtgtgttctggtccAGGGTCTGGTGCCCAGTAACCAGGAGTGTGTATAGtaaccaggtgtgtgtgtcatCCCCAGGTCCAGGGTCTGGTGTGCCCAgtaaccaggtgtgtgtgtagtaacCAGGTGTGTGTAGTAACCAGGTGTGTGTTCTCCACAGGTCCAGGGTCTGCTCCAGCAGGAAGTGCATAGTGCCATGAAACAGTCTGAATCCAAGATGGAGTCGCTACTAGAGAGAGTTCAGCTACTGGAATGTGAACCTAAATACGACCTGGTCATACGCAGactggaggtagggaggtggggggggtccagactggaggtagggaggaggggggtccagactggaggtagggaggagtggggggtccagactggaggtagagaggaggggagtccagactggaggtaGAGCGGAGGGggagtccagactggaggtagggaggagtggggggtccagactggaggtagagaggaagggagtccagactggaggtagagaggaggggggggtccagactggaggtagagaggagggggggtccagactggaggtagggaggagtgggagtccagactggaggtagagcggaggagtccagactggaggtagggaggagtggggggtccagactggaggtagagaggagggggtccagactggaggtaggggggtcagactggaggtaggggggggtccagactggaggtagagaggagggggagtccagactggaggtgagagagggggagtccagactggaggtaGAGCGGAGGGAGCCagactggaggtagggaggagtgggggtcagactggaggtAGAGCGGAGGGggagtccagactggaggtagggaggagtggggggtccagactggaggtagagaggaggggggtccagactggaggtaggggggggtccagactggaggtaggggggggggagtcagactggaggtagagaggaggggagtccagactggaggtagagagggagggagtccagactggaggtagagaggagggagtcagactggaggtagagaggaggggagtccagactggaggtggggggggtcagactggaggtagagaggaggagtccagactggaggtgggggggggtcagactggaggtagagaggaggggggtccagactggaggtagggaggaggggggtccagactggaggtagagaggaggggggggtccagactggaggaggggggtcagactggaggtaggggggagtccagactggaggtagagaggagggggagtccagactggaggtagggaggagggggagtccagactggaggtgggggggggggtccagactggaggtagagaggagggggagtccagactggaggtggggggggtccagactggaggtagggaggagggggggtccagactggaggtagggaggaggggggtccagactggaggtagggaggaggggggtccagactggaggtagggaggaggggggtccagactggaggtagggagggaggatcCAGActaggaggtagggagggggaataaccctgtgtttctctagttagagggggaataaccctgtgtttctctagttagagggggaataaccctgtgtttctctagttagagggggactaaccctgtgtttctctagttagaggggaataactctgtgtttctctagttagaggggaataaccctgtgtttctctagttagaggggaactaaccctg encodes:
- the LOC135530253 gene encoding uncharacterized protein LOC135530253, which encodes MTHTPDPTLYQNTQTRPCTTPHQTLYQNAPDPGPERTRPWTRTHQTLDQNAPDPWTRTHQTLDQNAPHQTLDQNAPHQTLYQNTPDPVPEHTRPWTRTHQTLDQNAPDPGPETHQTLDQNAPDPGPERTRPWTRTHQTLDQNAPDPGPERTRPWTRTHQTLDQNAPDPGPERTTPDPVPEHTRPCTRTHQTRPCTRTHQTLYQNTPDPGPERTRPWTRTHQTLDQNAPDPGPERTRPWTRTHQTLDQNAPDPGPERTRPWTRTHQTLDQNAPDPGPERTTPDP